The genomic window TAAAGTTAGGTGTTAGTGTTAAATTAGGCTATTTTTTGCAGCAAGAAATAGCGCGTTTAACGGGTGCTCACGTAATATTCTTAAACGCTGACCCTGCATTAGCGAAGCCATTTTTAGAATATTATGACGATTCTCGCCCGAACCCGCGACTAAATACATACTTACCAAAAGTAGATTATATTTTTTATGTGTCTGCTATCAACCTGAGTACGATTACAGAGAGCCAATTATGGGTTATTTCCAATAAGTTGATCAATGAAAAGAAAAAGCGTTTTATTGGGAAAGCTACTTTTATTTGGGAAAAATCTGGCGATGTTAAGGCATATAAGCGGTCAGATTTAGTTTGGTCTAATGGTGCAACTACTCCACCGGAAGGATTTCAGGATTTTTTTCAGGCACAAGAGCAATCCGGAGAGGCAGCTAAATTATTGGCTAACCTCTGCAACGCTTTCTGGACACAATTAGATATGAATAACCCCTAAACCTAACGGCGAGGTGGCGGATATAACAGCAACACCCAAGTCAGTTGTTTTAACAAGTTTTCTTCTTGTTTATAGTTCGGTAGATAGTTTTTTACCCATTCCCAAAACCGTGCAGAGTGATTCATTTCTCTTAAATGCATCAGTTCGTGAACCAGTACATAGTCAATGACGGATTTAGGCAGTAAAATCAGCCGCCAATTTAAGTTAATATTTTTTTTACTTGAGCAGCTACCCCACTTTGACCGGTGCTCTTTTATTCGAGCAGTGTTATAAGAAAGTTGGCAAAATTCGGCTATTTCTTGGAGGCGGTTTGTAAGATACCGACGAGCAATTTGTATTAAAACGTTTCTCAAAATAGCTTGATGATTAAGCGGAGGCTTAGGGATACCGACTACCAACGTTGATTGCTTAAAAGAAAAAGTAGGCACTTGAACACCTACTTGATAGTTTACCTCAGATACGTTTCCAAACAGCCATACTTGACGGGTTGCATTTTGGTGCAGTGTAGCTATTTTTGCCATTATTTCAACGCGGGAGGTAGCTGCGTTGTCAGTCATTGGGTTTTAGCTGTTGATACAAAACATCTAATTTCGGTATCAAGATTAACTCTGTCCGGCGGTTTTGGCTTCTTGCTTCGGGAGTAGATGCCGAATTTTTGGGTAGATAGGAAGCTCTACCGGTAGCTACCAGTCGTTTAGGCGAAACCTGACATTCATCCGTTAAAAAGCGAATTACCGCAGTAGCCCGAAAAACACTCAAATCCCAGTTATCTTCCACACAGTCAATATTTTTCACCATTTGGTCATCGGTGTGGCCTTCTACCGAAATAAGCCAATCTTTTTGTTTGTTGAGTACTTTCGCTATTTCACGTAAGGCTCGTTTGCCGTTTTTGTCTAAGCGGGCACTGGCAGAAGGAAATAATAATTGATTGGAGAGCGTAACATAGACGCGTCCATTTTTTACTTGGATATTTGGGGATTCGTTCGGGTTTCCCATACCTAATAATACTTCTGCGAGGCTTTTGCGTAGCTGCTCGTTGGCGGCATCGCGGGCTTTAAGGTCTTTTTCGGCAATTTTAAGGCGTTGCTCCCGCGCCAATAAATCTTTTTGCATTGCCTCCAATGAGCGAATCAGTTCCCGTACTTCACGCGAACTGCTATTTCGCAGCACCGAATATTGCTGCTGAATTAAATTCAAGGAATCTCGTAGCTGCAGGGCAAGTTCAGATTGCCCTAAAACAGAATCCCTAACCGTTTGCAACAACGCTAAAAGGCTATCCTGTGTCTTTTTTTGAGAAATTCTTTCTGCATTTAAAACCGCATTTAAAGAATCACAAACCTGCGCTTGCTTACTCACATCGAGTTGCTGCTGACGCAATTTAGCATTTGCCTCTTGGTTCTTTTGAGCCAATGATTTGTATTTCTTTGATGAAACACAACTCCCAAGCAAACAAGTTATGATAGATAGAAAAATCCAGCTTCTCATCTCTAAATTTGGGTAAAAGTACAGGTTTTTGACCAACTCAGGGGAAGATAAATTTCGACAACGAACCCAATAGTTCCCAATAGCTGTGTTGTTGATAATTTTAACTTCAATATTTTTGGCAACTATGTAGTTTATTTCAAGATTTATCTATCTATTCAATCTTTGATTTCCTGATTTATGGCCGGTTTGTCTATATTTGTCAATAGAAAAGTGCTACAAACTTCCAGCTCCCCCCCCAATCAGGTAACTACGTTTCTGGTTATTCGTTTTTCAGCCATTGGAGATATAATTCTGACAACTCCGGTTTTGGCACTCATCAAAAAACATTATCCCGAAGCGCAAGTTCATTTTTTGGTAAAACCCAAATTTGCAACCGTACTTTCTAATATACCTTACATTGACAAAGTAATTGTATTTAATACTTTCAGAAAAATTCTTTCGGAATTAAGGCAAAACCAATATAGCTATATTTTTGACTTACAAAATAGTTTACGTAGTTATCTGCTGTGCAAGCTGTTACCTTTTCCATCAATAGCGGTAGATAAGCAGAATATTCAGAAATTTAGGATGACGTTTTTTAAACGCAGGCTTCAAGTTCCGCATATTGTTATTCGTTATTGCAACGTATTGCAGCAAATAAATATCCAAGAAGCACCGGAGAAGTTACTCTTTTCATCAGAATCAACAACTGAAATTCAATATCAGGTTTCTGAACTTAAAAAACATTCTCTACCTGTTGTTGCAGCGGTATTGGGTGCTACTCATTTTACCAAACGTTGGCCGTACGAATACTGGGTAACTGCTTTAAACCAAATAGGTTGGCCGGTTATTTTATTAGGTGGTCAGGCAGAACAAAAAGCTATTTCACATTTAATAAGCCGCTTAGAAATTCCGTCTTTTAATGCTTGTGGGTTACTGACATTAGCTCAATCGGCGGCTTGTATTCAAGAAACCGATATTGTGATAAGCCACGATACCGGCCTGATGCATATCGCTGCCGCTTTTCAGAAACCCATTGTTTCTATCTGGGGAAATACCGTCCCCGAATTTGGAATGTATCCTTGGCAAACCAATTGGTTATCAGCAGAGGTAGAACTTTCTTGCAGACCTTGCCACAAAATCGGATACCCAAAATGCCCGCAGCAACATTTTCGATGTATGCTTGAAAATTACCCGGAAAAAATAGCCACCCTAACCAAACAGCTATGGAACTATCACCTACAAAACCCTTATACAAAATAACTTATGAATATTCAGCAAAATAAACAACAAACGATTAACATTCGCCCTCAACTCCCAACCTTACATGGGCTTCTGAATCTCGAAGTTACTCTTGAAAAAGAAACCATTACTTCGTTAGTTCCGCGAATAGGTTATTTACATCGTTGTTTTGAAAAATATGCAGAACAATTGACATTCCCGCAAATTATCCCTTATGTGGATAGAACAGACTACACTGTAGCTATGAATAATGAATTCGCTTATGTTATGGGGGTGGAACAAATGCTCGGGATAGCTGATAAAATCCCCAAACGTGTGGAATACATTCGAGTGTTGATTGCAGAACTAAATAGAATTGCATCACATTTATTATCAATAGGTTCTATGGGAATGGCTATGGATAAAATAGCTAAGTTTTCTTTTTGTTTTCAAGAAAGAGAAAAAATCCTGTCTTTATTTGAGCAAGCCTCCGGAGCCAGATTGCTGTATAACTACATCTGGATAGGGGGTCTATTTTATGATGTTCCTCTAAATTTTGAAAAACGATGTCTGGAATTAGCTGATTATTTTGAAACAACGCTTTTGCCAAATTTAGAAAGAATTATTCGGGAAGGTTCTTTTTTGGAAAAAACGGTTGGTATTGGAATATTAATCTTAAATGATGCTTTGCAATATGGTGTAACCGGTCCAATACTACGTGCTTGCGGGTTAGGGCGAGATTTAAGAAAAGTTGATAATTACTCCATTTATGCTGAACTCGAATTTGGGATTCCTGTAGCAACTGGGCAAAGTGGCGGGGTTTTAGGGGACACTTGGAGCCGGTGCTTTATTCGCATTGCCGAAATACAAGAATCAATACATATTGTTAAACAATGTGTTAGGCAGTTATTAGGCAGTCATAAACGTACTACGGACTTTGACCCGAGAGGTGCTTGCCCCAAAAGATGCCGCCCCACAGCACAAGAATACTATGCAAGATCCGAAAACCCACGAGGTGAACTTGCTTTCTTCTTTGTTACCCAAGGGAATACAGATATTCCCTATCGCTTAAAAGTACGGACCCCCAGTTTTTCAAACCTAAAAATACTCCCGTTATTAGCGCAGAAAAACCATATAGCAACCTTACCGATAATCTTAGCCTCGTTAGATTTGGTTGTCGGAGAAATTGACCGATAGAAAAAATACAATTTATTAAAGTATATAATCATTTAATTCAAAGTTAGTTACATACAAAAAGTGTAATTATCTTTTTTATGTAACTCATTCACAACTGCTGGTTGTAAACCCAAATTTTCCGTAGTTATAAAAAGCGAAGGGGGCAGATAATCTGCCCCCCGCTATACATTACAGAGAGAGAGAGAGTTCCTTACGGATTTGGGAAAGATGCGTAGTACAGATTCAATGAATTTGTATCTACTAAGTTAAAGTCTGTTGCACTAACATTGCCGTCCAAGTTTAAATCTGCATTATTGTAAACATTGGCTGCGTTTGTATCATTTTCAACTGAAACTATGTAGAAGTCGGATGCATTGCATTCGCCTCTATCAAAGCCGGCCATATTTGGGTAGGCATTACCTGCTGCCATACGAATTCTGCTGTTGTCTCGCATCATTGTATTTACGATGTCGTTACCCTCATAAACACTGGCAGGCGCAGTCAAATCCAATGCAGCCGGAATAGTCCTATCATAAGCATTTCCAGCATCAAAAGACTGAATCGAGATGTGATTGCGGTGTCTTATTACCACACGGTAGTTTCCATCAGGAGCTGCGCAGAATTGAGCATAACCGGTAGTTCCCGTAGCAAAATCCTTAATATCTCCATTGCTCATCAACCAAGCATAAGATTTATCCACAGGGTTATCGCTACCATCTCTAAGTTCTATTTCGATAATATCTACTACGTTGGCGGGTATTGGTGTAAAGCCTAAGGCAGTATCCATAACCGCAGTCGTTGGAATAAATCCGGTTGGGTCGCCTACCGTAGCAGTATCGCAGAATGCAGCATTCATAGTGGCTCTAACTGCTACATTAGCATATAAGTTTGTAAACATCGTATCTCCCACCAAATCGTAAGGCCCATCTAAGTATGTTTTAACAACTACTTTTAACGAAGGGTTAACGGTAACAACAACTGTGTCTATGGGGCCGTCGCAAGATCCATTGGTGCGAGCGACTACAAAACTATCATTAGCAGATGTAACTCCATCAGTATAAATTCCGGTATTAAATACCTGTGTAGATGTGGCCTTTAGCGCCCCAAGCATATCATACCAATTTGCGGCATAATCAGCAACTAAGGTGAAAGAACCGGCTCCACAGCGGCTTTGGTCAGCAACCGTAACAGCACCGGGTACCGGCTTAACTGTGATGGTGGTAGTATCGGTTAGTGTATCACCGCAAGCAGGGAAGTCTGTATTGTAAACAAAAACCTTAATTTCATACGTAGAGTCAACGGTTCCTGTGTTCAACGTACCTGCTGGAATAGTAATATTCAGTGTTGCACCATTTCCAACAGCAGGTAATCCTATCTGGAATGGAATACCTTCATCTTGGCGGTAAGCATACGCTACGTAAGTCATCTGAGCGTCTGTTGGGGTGTCTATTATAACGTTGAATGCCTGTGTAGCGCAAATGGTAGTATCTGGATCATCCGTAGAAACAATTAAAGTATTATCCGGAATTGGCATAATAACAAGCGTTTTCTCAACAAAGCATCCACCTTGGGTTGTAGTGTCAGTTACGGCACGAATAGTAATTGTAGTAGGTACTGAAACAGTTGGTAGTGTATAAGAAGTAGAATTACCTGTAGCGATATTAACGGAGTTGGTTATATCCCAGAAAGTTACCGAAACTGTGCTATCTTCTGTAAGAGCGGCTGAGGTACCAGAACAAAATGTATCCGGAGCAGCAATACTAAACGTTGGTACATAGTTTAAATTGATTGTAATAGAGGTGTCGCAACCTGCCGCAGTAACCAATTGTATCTTTCTGCTTTCTTTTGCACCTCCATTAGCTCCATTTACACGAGATAAATTGATTGAAAAATTATTGCTGGCGGCTTGTAGCTGTACATTACCATTATCTACGTCAAACCAATCTCCGGCAACATTACTTGTGAAGTTAATAAGAGAGCCATCACAGAAGTCATCTCCGTTAGCAGGCAATGTGATAATAGGCTTGGGATTAACTACAACCAGAACGGAATCAAAACAGCCTGATAAATCCGGGTCATCATTGTAAGCATAGACTGTATAATTTCCTGCGGTTGTAAATCTATAGCCGGCAGTGCTTATATATGAACCACCATCAATGTTTGTTATATCAACTTTCCAACGAGAGTCAATATCTGAAACAAAAGTGATAGAATCTCCCTCGCAGATAGTATCATTAGGGGTTACGCTCGTGATAGTTGGCTTATAAACCAAAGATTGTGCAGGGGATATATAGCTGAAATTACTGGATAGAACTACTATAGGCAGGCCATAGTGTGCCTTTGTAATAGAGCCTTTCGGGGCGGCGTCAGTAGGCCTACGAATATCAATTATACTAGCGTCAATAGGGCCACCGGGACAAGTTTTTAAATCGAAGGAAATTGTTCCTACCAAAGTCCTAGTTGGACCTATTGGCACCCAATTGCCCACAGCCGCTATAGATGTTAGGGCTTTTACTTGAAGGTTAATTATAGCGCCTTCAGCATGAGGAGACTTGCCTAAGCCCATAGCTAAATAACCTCCTGGATTTGAGGCTGCATCGTATGGCCCTCGTACATCAATCGTACCAGAGTGAAAATTTATAATAGATGTATCCTTGATTGTAAATACGAAGTTAGCGTTTCCAAGACTATCTCCGTTTGGAGCCCCTGCTATATCTTCTACAAAAACATCTACAAAGACTTTCCCTGGGAAAGTAACATCCTTGCGTAGATCTACCGAATACTCGTATCCGATCTGGGCAAACGCAGTTGTACCTACTGCCCATAGTACCATAAGCAGTACTATATGTGAGCATAATTTTCTGATTCTCATAATGTAAATCATTTGGTTAAAGTGGTTTAAAAAAAGTATTAGTTATTTTCGTGTAAAAATAATTGGAAAAATTTGTTCTGTATCATATATTTTTAGTTTAAGCCAAAAAGTACCTACTGTGAGTTGTATCTTTTCTGCATCAATTCGGAATTGGTGTTTCCCAGCGGTGTAATAATCTTGCGCTATTTCTCTAACAAGTTGCCCAACAGGATTATAAAGTAAGATGGTAATAAACTGAGGGGACGTAAGTTCTATGTACAAAGACGTTTGATCAAAAAATGGGTTGGGGTATATGTAAGCAGTAAATGGGAGTACATTTTGGATATTTGTAGGTAAATAAGTGATTGTGTTGGAGGTATCTGTGTCGCAATTATTTCCGGTAATCACGAAATAATCTCCTGGAAGTGTAGGTGTTAAAGTATCTTGATTAGCTCCGTTAATTAGTGTACCGTTAAAGTACCATTGTACGTTGCTACTTTCGGTAGTTTGCAGTTGATTTTGTGGGTTTAAAAAGAGGGTTGGGTCTGGGCTATCTCCTTGCAAAATGATATTTTGGATACTAATAGCAGCGCAATGAGAGTCAGATACAGTAAGAGACAAACTAGCATTTGGCAGTGTATCCCAATCTATTGTAACGATTTGGGTATTATTGGCTCCTACAATAGTTCCTCCGGAAACTACCCAGTTATAATCTAAGGCAGACACATTGGCTTGATACTGTGCAAGTTGATTTTGACAGGCTGTAAAGTTTCCTGTAAAAGAGCTATCTAAATTACAAATTTGCATTGGTATTAAGGTTAGTGAGTCGCTAAAATCGGATTCGCAGGAATAGTAGGTTGCTTTTGCGGTATAGGATCCGGCTTGGGTTGCGAGGAGTGTATCGCTATGCTGATTGGGTATCAAAGTTCCGTCGAGATACCAATTGCAAATTCCGTGATAGCTTGATATAAGGGTTACGCTACCGCCGGGTGGAATCTGCATTTGATTGGCTGTCAAGATAGGAATATTGGGAATACTACACAACGGGAAGTTGGGTGCTGGGTTTATGAAAGATCCTTGGCTTTTAATATTTTGATTTGCAAAATTATAGACCCCCATTGGATTAAGCCTCCAAGAAACGGTATTAAATCCTGCTGGGTTAGTTATCGGAATTTTGAGCCTTCCTATGCGCGTGGAAGTTGTCGTTACCGGTTGTCCGGGTCCTGGGCCTCCAGTGTTTGATAAAACAGTTAAGTTTACATATCCATTTACAGCATTTGAGCCAAAGCTCATCAGATTATAGTTAGCTCCATCCGTCAATGCGTCCCAAGGACCTTTGGTTGTTTGATCTAATGAAACTGCCGCAACATCTAAATTACTCGCTGTAACAAAGATAGAGAAATTGGACATTCCTAAATATAACGGGCCGGGTCCCGTTAGTGTAATGTAAAAATCTATCCACAACTCGCTTTGGTTAACTTTCTGCTCTACCGTTACTTGATATTGTTGCTGGGCATAAGAGTATATACTCGTAAAGCAAAGAACAAAAAGATATACAAATAGGAGTCGTTTCATTATTTGAATTACTTATTCTCGGCAGTTGTGTATCGTAATGATAATGAGTGGTTTTCTACTATCCTTGCAT from Bacteroidia bacterium includes these protein-coding regions:
- a CDS encoding M48 family metallopeptidase produces the protein MTDNAATSRVEIMAKIATLHQNATRQVWLFGNVSEVNYQVGVQVPTFSFKQSTLVVGIPKPPLNHQAILRNVLIQIARRYLTNRLQEIAEFCQLSYNTARIKEHRSKWGSCSSKKNINLNWRLILLPKSVIDYVLVHELMHLREMNHSARFWEWVKNYLPNYKQEENLLKQLTWVLLLYPPPRR
- a CDS encoding OmpA family protein, which gives rise to MRSWIFLSIITCLLGSCVSSKKYKSLAQKNQEANAKLRQQQLDVSKQAQVCDSLNAVLNAERISQKKTQDSLLALLQTVRDSVLGQSELALQLRDSLNLIQQQYSVLRNSSSREVRELIRSLEAMQKDLLAREQRLKIAEKDLKARDAANEQLRKSLAEVLLGMGNPNESPNIQVKNGRVYVTLSNQLLFPSASARLDKNGKRALREIAKVLNKQKDWLISVEGHTDDQMVKNIDCVEDNWDLSVFRATAVIRFLTDECQVSPKRLVATGRASYLPKNSASTPEARSQNRRTELILIPKLDVLYQQLKPND
- a CDS encoding glycosyltransferase family 9 protein; translated protein: MAGLSIFVNRKVLQTSSSPPNQVTTFLVIRFSAIGDIILTTPVLALIKKHYPEAQVHFLVKPKFATVLSNIPYIDKVIVFNTFRKILSELRQNQYSYIFDLQNSLRSYLLCKLLPFPSIAVDKQNIQKFRMTFFKRRLQVPHIVIRYCNVLQQINIQEAPEKLLFSSESTTEIQYQVSELKKHSLPVVAAVLGATHFTKRWPYEYWVTALNQIGWPVILLGGQAEQKAISHLISRLEIPSFNACGLLTLAQSAACIQETDIVISHDTGLMHIAAAFQKPIVSIWGNTVPEFGMYPWQTNWLSAEVELSCRPCHKIGYPKCPQQHFRCMLENYPEKIATLTKQLWNYHLQNPYTK
- a CDS encoding NADH-quinone oxidoreductase subunit D (Catalyzes the transfer of electrons from NADH to quinone), whose protein sequence is MNIQQNKQQTINIRPQLPTLHGLLNLEVTLEKETITSLVPRIGYLHRCFEKYAEQLTFPQIIPYVDRTDYTVAMNNEFAYVMGVEQMLGIADKIPKRVEYIRVLIAELNRIASHLLSIGSMGMAMDKIAKFSFCFQEREKILSLFEQASGARLLYNYIWIGGLFYDVPLNFEKRCLELADYFETTLLPNLERIIREGSFLEKTVGIGILILNDALQYGVTGPILRACGLGRDLRKVDNYSIYAELEFGIPVATGQSGGVLGDTWSRCFIRIAEIQESIHIVKQCVRQLLGSHKRTTDFDPRGACPKRCRPTAQEYYARSENPRGELAFFFVTQGNTDIPYRLKVRTPSFSNLKILPLLAQKNHIATLPIILASLDLVVGEIDR